A single window of Nasonia vitripennis strain AsymCx chromosome 4, Nvit_psr_1.1, whole genome shotgun sequence DNA harbors:
- the LOC100114190 gene encoding adrenodoxin-like protein 2, mitochondrial, which produces MALVRTLNGISKSVFSSSISKSWLSSRQLAKPGFLARSTSTTKPLCEKKEVKVTFVRASGERIEAKAKVGDSLLDVVVNNEIDLDGFGACEGTLTCSTCHLIFSQKDYDKLPEKPTDEELDMLDLAYDLSDTSRLGCQIIMTEDLDGLEVKVPTTINDARS; this is translated from the exons ATGGCACTTGTACGCACCCTAAACGGAATTTCAAAATCCGTCTTCTCTTCCTCTATTTCGAAATCCTGGTTGTCAAGCAGGCAATTAGCGAAGCCGGGTTTTCTCGCGAGAAGTACGTCAACGACCAAACCCCTTTGTGAAAAGAAAGA gGTGAAGGTGACGTTTGTTAGAGCAAGTGGAGAGAGAATAGAAGCTAAAGCAAAAGTAGGTGACAGCCTGTTGGACGTAGTTGTTAACAATGAGATTGATTTGGATGGATTTG gAGCGTGTGAAGGTACATTAACGTGTAGTACTTGTCATTTAATTTTCTCTCAAAAAGATTATGACAAATTGCCTGAAAAGCCAACAGATGAAGAACTTGACATGTTGGATCTTGCTTATGATTTATCTGACAc GTCAAGATTAGGTTGTCAAATAATAATGACCGAAGACTTGGATGGTCTTGAAGTTAAAGTACCTACTACCATAAATGATGCAAGGTCTTAA